The Cellulophaga sp. RHA19 genome includes the window GTTTGAGGAATCTTTTAGAGATGAGGCAAACAGAAGGCCAATGTATAAACGGGTTTCTAAAAAAGAGATTAGAACAGCTTTAGAAAAAGAATTTAAAAACAGAAAAATTGATATTGATTTTGAGTATGGTATTTATAGCAAAGGCCTACCAACATCTGTAAAATCTAGAAAATTTAAATTTGACCCAGAAACAATAAATAGAACACCTATTTTTAGGGATAGCGAAGGAAAAACAGATTTTTCGTTACTGGTTTCTTTTCCCGATAAAAAGGAATACTTAATTGGTTCTATTTTAGGAATGGCATTAATTACATTTTTATTTACCACTATTATACTTATAACGTATGTAGGTGCTATTTATCAATTAATTAGACAAAAGAAAATATCTGAAATAAAAACAGACTTTATTAATAATATGACGCACGAGTTTAAAACCCCAATTGCTACTATAAATTTAGCAGTAGAGGCCATTAAAAACCCTGCAACCATAGGAGATAAAGAAAAAGTTGGTCGTTACTTACAAATGATAAGAGACGAAAATAAAAGAATGCACGCACAAGTAGAGAATGTGTTGCGTATATCTAAATTGGAGAAGAATCAATTAGATATTAGTAAGGAAAGAGTAGATGTACACGACATAATTGAAGATGCTATTACACACGTAGAGTTAATAGTAGATGATAGAGGTGGTTATATTAATACACACCTAAATGCTAAGCGTACAGATGTTTTGGCTAATGAAATGCACTTTACCAACGTGTTGGTAAATGTTATGGATAATGCTATTAAATACTCTCCCGAAGCACCAAAAATTGATGTGTATACAGAGAGTACTAAAAATAGTATTGTTATAAAAATTAAAGATCAAGGGTCTGGAATGAGTAAAGCTGTTCTGAAAAAAGTTTTTGAAAAATTTTACAGAGAGCACACAGGAGATATACATAATGTAAAAGGGCACGGTTTAGGACTGGCCTACGTAAAAAAAATAATAGATGATCACCAAGGTGAAGTTTATGCAGAAAGCGAAAAAGGAAAAGGAAGCACTTTCTACATTAAATTACCTATAATTTAAGAGATATGGAAACAGTAAACAAGAAAATACTTTTGGTAGAGGACGATCCAAACTTTGGAATAGTTCTTAAAGATTATTTAGGAATGAATAATTTTGATGTAGTATTAGCTAAAAACGGAATGGAAGGTTTTGAAAAGTTCAAAAAAGACATTTATGATGTTTGTATTTTGGATGTGATGATGCCTTATAAAGATGGTTATACTTTAGCTAGAGAGATTAGAGAAAAGAATGAAAACGTGCCAATTGTTTTTCTTACTGCTAAAACAATGAAAGAAGATGTACTAAAAGGTTATAAAGCAGGTGCAGATGATTACTTAAATAAGCCTTTTGATTCTGAAGTTCTTTTAATGAAGCTAAAAGCTATATTACAAAGAAAATCTTCTAATACTATGGCAGATAGTAAAAAGTTTGAGTTTACAATTGGTGATTTTAAATTGAACTCTAAACTTAGATTCTTAAAATTTAAAGAAGAAGAAGCTGTTAAATTATCTCCAAAAGAAAACGATCTTTTACGTTTGTTGGCTTTACACGAAAACGATTTAATGCCAAGAGAATTAGCATTAACTAAAATATGGAGAGATGATAACTATTTTACATCTAGAAGTATGGATGTTTATATAGCTAAGCTTAGAAAGTATTTAAAGAAAGATGAGAATGTAGAGATATTAAACATTCACGGTGAAGGTTTCCGTTTGGTAATTAAAACTGAAGAAGAGTCTTAAAATATTTTTATTATAAAATATACAAAACAAAAAACCATCCTATTTAAGGATGGTTTTTTTTATGCTTGTAACTTTTCTTTAATAGTTGCTATTATGTTTTTAGGATCATCATTAAAATTTACCCAAAGTGTTTCTTTATTTTTTTTAAACCAAGTAAGTTGTCTTTTAGCAAATCTTCTGGTATTTTTTTTAATTTCAGATAACGCAAACTCTAGCGTCCAATTACCATTAAAAAACTGAAATAGCTCTCTGTAGCCAACAGTTTGTAGTGCGTTAAGGTTTTGGTGTTCTGTTAGTGCTTTGGCTTCGTTTAATAAGCCATTTTGCTCCATTAGATCTACTCTAGTATTAATTCTGTCATAAATAATTTCACGATCTGCCGTAATACCAATTGTAATTACATTAAATGGTCTTTTAGGTTTTTCCTGATTTAAAAAAGTAGAGTAGGGCTTCCCAGATCCAATACAAACCTCTAAAGCTCGTATTAATCTATGTGGATTGTCTTTATCTACTTTGTTGTAATATTCAGGATCTAAATTTTCTAATTTTTGTTGTAATGCAGTAATACCTTCTTTTTCAAATAAAGTATTTAAACTTGCTCTAACACTAGCATCTATTTTAGGGAAACTATCTAAGCCTTTGGTAACAGCATCTACATACAAACCGCTACCGCCAACAAGTACTACAATGTCTTTTTCTTTAAATAGATTGTCTAATTTTTTAAGCGCTTCTTTTTCAAAATCGCCAACAGAATAAGATTCTAAAATACTTTTATGCTGAATAAAATGATGTGGTGCAGCAGCTAGTTCATCTTTATCAGGAACAGCAGTACCAATAACCATTTCTTTAAAAAACTGACGAGAATCT containing:
- a CDS encoding response regulator transcription factor; amino-acid sequence: METVNKKILLVEDDPNFGIVLKDYLGMNNFDVVLAKNGMEGFEKFKKDIYDVCILDVMMPYKDGYTLAREIREKNENVPIVFLTAKTMKEDVLKGYKAGADDYLNKPFDSEVLLMKLKAILQRKSSNTMADSKKFEFTIGDFKLNSKLRFLKFKEEEAVKLSPKENDLLRLLALHENDLMPRELALTKIWRDDNYFTSRSMDVYIAKLRKYLKKDENVEILNIHGEGFRLVIKTEEES
- a CDS encoding sensor histidine kinase; amino-acid sequence: MNKKLLVVLIVLMTLSLLGIIFVQAYWIKKSIEDKEEQFYQTVSQVLDNVASKIETREINEYGDKFIALKDSVGKPSEYQIRDIFYREVDEDSREVTIYNHGILKENYNVPPSFFDNDLLSDSTTTITSYTSKTVETVLKENFGMDGKGYSFTPIKKITKFGDISRFEKLQFEESFRDEANRRPMYKRVSKKEIRTALEKEFKNRKIDIDFEYGIYSKGLPTSVKSRKFKFDPETINRTPIFRDSEGKTDFSLLVSFPDKKEYLIGSILGMALITFLFTTIILITYVGAIYQLIRQKKISEIKTDFINNMTHEFKTPIATINLAVEAIKNPATIGDKEKVGRYLQMIRDENKRMHAQVENVLRISKLEKNQLDISKERVDVHDIIEDAITHVELIVDDRGGYINTHLNAKRTDVLANEMHFTNVLVNVMDNAIKYSPEAPKIDVYTESTKNSIVIKIKDQGSGMSKAVLKKVFEKFYREHTGDIHNVKGHGLGLAYVKKIIDDHQGEVYAESEKGKGSTFYIKLPII
- the miaA gene encoding tRNA (adenosine(37)-N6)-dimethylallyltransferase MiaA; the encoded protein is MNTKTLLSVVGPTAIGKTKLAITLAQHFNTEIISADSRQFFKEMVIGTAVPDKDELAAAPHHFIQHKSILESYSVGDFEKEALKKLDNLFKEKDIVVLVGGSGLYVDAVTKGLDSFPKIDASVRASLNTLFEKEGITALQQKLENLDPEYYNKVDKDNPHRLIRALEVCIGSGKPYSTFLNQEKPKRPFNVITIGITADREIIYDRINTRVDLMEQNGLLNEAKALTEHQNLNALQTVGYRELFQFFNGNWTLEFALSEIKKNTRRFAKRQLTWFKKNKETLWVNFNDDPKNIIATIKEKLQA